From Paenibacillus sp. FSL H8-0537:
GCTCGATGCTCGTGTAATGCTCCACGACCGGAAACGGATCATAATAATGATGCAGCAGCCGCTTCCACTCCTCATATTCCGCGGAACCGCGGAAGCCCTCGGTATGATCCTCCAGCGTCTCCCATTTCACGAGTAACAGGTATTTATTTTGCCCTTCCAGGCAGCGCTGCAGCTCATGATGCACGTAGCCTTTCATGCTGGAAATAATGTGTGAAGCTTCCTTGAAGCTGGCCTCGAACGAATCTGCGAGTCCCGCCTTAACCTGTAAAATAGCAACCTCCAAAATCATAATTGCACGGCCCTCCCGCTGTGTATTCAACCTGCTATTATTATGCTGCCGAAACAAATTGAACGATGCCAATGGACATCAGCATTAATAACAAGACAACAACAAAACCGATGGCGAATTTCAGTCCGCCAGGCAAGCCTTGCCGCTTTCCGTGCTCTTGCTCCAGCTTCTCCAGCCGCAGCTTAATTTCATCCAGCTCTCTCTCCTTGTTCTCCTCCATCATGCGCCACCTCTTCCCCTCATAGGTATCCTTATTCTACCACAATAGGAATCTCTAATTTCCACCTTGCTTATCAAGCAGCTGCTTTAATCGACCGGGAAAATCCGTAATAATGCCGTCAACCTGCCTATCTATCAAGGATAGAAAATCTTGCTCTTCATTGACGGTATAAGGATAAACCGCGATTTTCGCCTTAGCCGCTTCTGCCGTATCCTCGGCGTCAATGCCGCTGTAATGCGGATGCAGCGAAAATACTTCGCAGCCCATCAGCCCGGCATAAGCCGCTGGCGCAATTAATGCCGCCCCATAAAGCAGACCGATCCGCAGCTCCGGCATCCGTGCCTTCAGCCGTGCCAGCAGCTTATGATCGAAGGAGGAAACAACCGTGCGCTCCATACGTCCGGGCTGCTGCAAAAAAACGTCCAGCGCTTCATCCAACGCGCCATTATAGGAGTCCTTCGCTTCCACATTAATTTCAATAGGCTTGGGAAGCAGCGCATAAACCTCCTCCAGCAGCGGCGCTCGTTGTCCGCGAAACGCTTCGGCAAATTTGCTGCCCGCATCCGCCTTGCTAATCGCCTCATAATTCATGCTCCGAATCAGGCCGGTCTGCGTCGTCGTCCGGTCCAGCGTCGCATCATGGCAAACGACCAGCTTATCATCGGCTGAAAGATGAATGTCCAGCTCGACCATATCACAGCCTTGATCGGCAGCTAATTGGAAGGAAGCGAGCGTATTTTCCGGAGCTTCGCCCGCTGCTCCCCGATGCCCGATAATAAGCGGGCGCTTCGCCTGTTTTTTGTTCTCTCCAGCTTCTCCTGCTTGCTGCTTATTCATCCTACCACTATCCTCTCTACCACGTATTTGTGCATATATAAGCATTTATAAGCTTCGCATTTATCATCGGCTTATCTTTCACCCGCCAAAGGACGGCGACAGCCGTTTCACCTTGAAATATAGGAAAGTATGATTTCTCCATCCTTTCTCTATATTTCTCGGACTGAAACGCGCTGCGCCACCAAAGGACGGCGACAGCCGTTTCACCTTGCTATTATAGCAAATGATAGCCGCACTCGATCATGCTGCCGCGCAAATTACCGGAAAAATTGCTGTCTATAATAAAACAACAGCTAAATAGTAGCTATGGCTGGCATTAAAAATGGGCTGCATCTGCGCTTAAGCGCGGCGATGCAGCCCTTTCATTTTTTTATGCGGGACTGTCAGCCTTCGCCCGTTTTTTCCCGCTCTAGCTTAGATGCCGCCATTGTCGAGATATGCCTGCATATGCTTCTTGAGCTCTTCACGGATAGTGTCCAGTCCGAGTGCGCAAAGCTCCTTGTTCAATTTCTCGGCGGATTGCTTCCAGTTAGGGTCGAGCCCATGCCTGAAAATTTGCACCGCTTGGTCAAACTTCGGCTGCACCTTGGCAATTTCTGTTTTGACCGAATCGGAATTGAAGGTAAAGCCCGAGAGCGGGATACGGAAATAGCTGTCATTGCTGCCTTGATAGTTCAAGTAGTCGAGCGTAAGCGCATCATTATCTGAGCCAACGCGGGACAAAATCGGATTCCAAGTCAATTCATATTTAGGGAAGATGTAATTCGTTGATCCATCTGTCAGGCTGTATTGCTTCTCGCCGTCCGCTTTCCAGTGGGTTCCCTCGATGCCAAGCTCGAACAGATCATGATTTTCTTGGCTGGCAAAAATCCAGTCGATAAATTTCATCGTGCGGTCTGGGTCCTGTGCCGTAATGGGAATGACCAGATCGTTCCATGCTTTATAATCCGTAGGAATGCAGCCCGCCTTTTTGTCTGCTGCGCAGGATAAGTAAACGAAAGGCTCAACGTCTGAACTAGGAACCGCCTTCTGCAGCTCCTGTCTGACACTTGGAATATCATTAATTGTGCCTTCAAACGACGCTGCTTTTCCCGCCTTGAACAGCGCGATTGCATCCTTCTCGCTAAGTGAATCCTTCTGGACATAGGTATTGAATGCAACATACTTGTCATAGGTCTGATAAATATGAAATGGCATAAATATGGCCGTCTATTTTGTTGCTGGCGAGAAACTCCTCTGAGAAAGCAGCTTTCAGACCAGGGTAGTCGTCGTTATTAAAATATTTATCCAGCTCGGTATAAAGCCCTTGGCTGACATGCTGGCTCAGGTTCTGCCACGGCGGAGGGCTCAGCAAATACGCAGTCGCGTATTGTATTTTTATTTATTTAAGTGTATATTTATACATAACGAGACTTATACGGAGGTTAGACGATGCTTAATTCGAAAAACAAGGATACAGCTGCCTTGCTGGCAGCGGCCAAAAAATCAGTACTGTTCACGGCGAACAGACCCGAGGTCGTTATGGAGCGCGGGGATGGCATGTACTTATGGGATACGGAGGGTAAAAAATACCTCGATTTCAGCAGCGGCTGGGCGGTCACCAGCTTGGGGCATTCGCCCAAAGTTCTGCAGGAGGCGATTGCCAAGCAAGCGGGACAGCTCGTGCATGCAAGCCCTGCTTTCTTTAATAAACCAATGGTTGAGTTCGCGGAGCTGCTGACAAGCGTGTCCGGCTTTGATAAAGCCTATTTCACCAGCAGCGGCGCCGAAGCGAACGAAACCGCGATTAAACTCGCCCGCAAGCATGGCGCCCTAAATTTGAATGGTGCTTATGAAATCATTACACTGACGAACAGCTTTCACGGGAGAACGCTCGCCATGATGTCCGCAACGGGCAAAGCGCATTGGGAAAGCCTTTATGCCCCTAAGGTTCCAGGCTTCAAGCATGTACCCATCAATGATTTTGATGCGTGCTTCGCTGCGATTAGCGACCGTACCTGTGCCATTATGCTGGAGCTCGTCCAAGGGGAAGGCGGCGTCCATTCGGTAGATGCCCCTTACTTGCAGGCGCTGCGCAAGGCATGCGATGTTTATGGCATTTTGCTTATTTTCGATGAGGTTCAGACCGGTATTGGCCGGACAGGAAAACTTTTTGCCCACGAGCACTATGGCATTAAACCAGACGTCATGACGCTGGCGAAAGGAATTGGCGGCGGATTTCCGTTATCCGCGACGCTAACGATGAAGCAATACGATATTTTCGAGCCTGGTGATCAAGGAGGAACGTATACGGGTGGACCTCTTGCGATGGCAGCAGGCCAGGCGGTCGTAGAGGAGATTATTCGTCTGGATTTGTCCACCAATGCAAAGCTGATGGGTGATTTGATGTCGGAGAAGCTGGTCGAGCTATCTCATGAGTATGCAATCACCGATATTCGCGGCAAAGGCCTGCTGCTCGCCTTCACCGTCGCAGAAGGCATAGCGCCACAGCTTGCAGCATGCTGCATGGAGGATGGATTGATCATCAATGCGCTTAATGCTTCCACGGTTCGGATTACACCAGCACTCACGGTAACCGAAGCAGAAACGGACGACATGTTCAAGCTGCTGGAGCGCGGAATGAGCAAGCTTGGATTAAAAATGGCGCAGAAAGAAACGGCTAACGCCTAGCTGCAATAAAAAATCGGCGTGGTGGAATCTTTCGAAGATTCCACCACGCCGTTGCGGCTAAATATAATGATTAAAATTTAAAATAGCTTTTCGCATTGTAGTAGCTGATGTTGCGGACAATATCGCCCAGCAGCTCGCGGTCATCCGGCACCTCGCCGTTCTCCACCCACTCGCCGAGCAAATTGCACAAAATCCGGCGGAAATACTCATGCCGCGTATATGACAGGAAGCTGCGCGAATCCGTCAGCATGCCTACAAAACGGCTCAGCAGACCAAAGTTCGCAAGCGCCTTCATTTGCACGACCATGCCGTCCCGCGTATCATTGAACCACCAAGCGGAGCCCAGCTGGATTTTGCCCGGGATGCCGTCGCCTTGGAAGCTGCCTATAATCGAGCCAAGCACTTCATTGTCCATTGCATTAAGCGAATATAAAATCGTGCGCGGCAGCGCCTCATCCTTCGCCAGCTCATCAAGCAGCTTAACGAGCGGATACGCAAGCGGGCTGTCACCGATGGAATCATAGCCCGTGTCCGGTCCAAGGCGATTAAACATCGCCGTATTGTTGCTGCGCGCTGCATTAATATGCAATTGCATCGCCCAGTCATGCTTCGCATACAGCTTTCCGAGGAAGACGAGCGTATACGTTTTGTATTTTTTCTCATCCTCAAGGCTTACGCGGTTTCCAGCAAGTGCGCTAGCGAAAATCTCCGCTGCCTCATCCTTCGTCGTCTCTCCGTAAGGCACATAATCAAGGGCATGATCCGAAACGCGGCAGCCCACCTCGTGGAAAAAGGAAACTCTTGCTTCCAGCGCAGCTAACAGCGCCTCATAGCTATCCAGCTTTTGGCCTGCGGCCTGCGCAAGCTTCGCGATCCATTCAAGGAATCCAGCCCGATTAATTTCCAGCGCTTTATCTGGACGGAATGAAGGCAGCACCGCAACCGGAAAGTCTTGCAGCTCTTTAATTTTCAAATGATACTCCAGCGAATCCGCAGGATCATCCGTCGTGCAGACGACCTCAACCTTGGAATTCACGATAAGATCGCGCGCTTTGAAGCCCTCGCCCGCCAGCTTCGCATTTACTTTTTCCCAAATAACCGGAGCGTTGCGTTCATTAATAATCTCATCAACGCCGAAGAAGCGCTGCAGTTCCAAATGCGACCAATGGTAAAGCGGATTGCCAATCGCCTGCGGAACCGTCCTTGCAAAAGCCAGGAAGCGGTCATAATCACTGACGCCTTCGCCACCCGTTACATATTTTTCTTCAATGCCGTTCGCACGCATCGCCCGCCATTTGTAATGATCCCCATACAGCCAGGCCTCCGTCAAATTCGAGAAGCTGATGTTGTCGTAAATTTGCTGCGGGCTCAAATGGCAATGATAATCGATAATCGGCATGTCCTTTGCATAATTATGGTACAAATCCCGTGCCGTTTCATTTGCCAGCAAAAAATTGTCGTCCAGAAACTTAGCCAAGTTAGTCCCTCCTGAATTTAACTAATTCATCCACCTTTACAGCCATTCCCGTCTGAATCGATTTATTGGCAGCGATTCCTGTCAAAATCGAACGGGCACCGTCTACATGATTCGCCGCGCGGTTGAACTTATCCTCTACAGGTGTGCCAAAAATATCGTTAAGCAGTACCGGATCGCCGCCACCGTGGCCGCCAATTCCTTCTTCTACTTCCACATTGTAAGGAGCGCCAAACATTGGGTACACGATGATGCGCTTGCCTTTCAGCGCGCCCTCTTGCGATTTTTCACCGCCGGAATTAACATAGGATTGCTCGACAATTTCCATCTCGATCCGGCCCTTCGTGCCGTTGAACGCAATGCGGTAGCCTTCCCATGGCAGATAAGCATTAAGCGAATAAGTCAGAATCGCATTGTTTTTGTAGCGAACCATTACGCCCATCGTATCTTCGATATTAATGCCGTCGCTGAATACGCTTTGGTCACGGCGATAGCCGTCTTCATGCTCGGCATCCAAATACATCGCCTTAAGGTTCTCATTGCTGTCCATATGCAGCGCAAATGGATCTTCCGTCGCATTCGGATGGCCCGTCGCACGATCGTAAAACTTCGTTTCGCCGCGCTCTTCGGCATTTTCCTTACCATAGAACAGCAGGTCGCCGAAGGCAAAGACGGTATCCGGCTGCGAGCCGATCCAGAAGTTGACCAAATCGAAGTGATGCGTCGATTTATGGACGAGCAGGCCGCCGCTGTTATTTTTATTGCGGTGCCAACGACGGAAGTAATCCGCGCCATGCTGCGTATTGAGCAGCCATTCAAAATGCACCGAATTGACTTTGCCGATCGTGCCTGTCTCAATCAGCTCTCTCGCCTTCGTATGATGCGGCGCATAGCGATAGTTGAATGTTACACGAACATTTTTCCCTGTACGTTCTACGGCATCAAGAATTTCCTGGCACTTCTTCTCGTCCACGGTCATCGGCTTCTCAGTAATGACGTCGCAGCCCAGCTCCATAGCGCGAATGATGTACGTATGATGCGTACGGTCAACGCTCGTTACGATGACGGAATCCGGCTTTTCCTTCGCAATCATTTCGTCGAACTGCTCCGCCTTATATGTGTTTACAGCATGATAATCATATTTATCGGTTAAACGCTTATTGGCGTGGTCAAGTCTCGTTTGGTTCGTATCACAAAATGCAAGCAGCTCCGACGTATCTCTGAAATCGGTTGCAATTGCAGCGTAGAAAAACTCAGCTCTTCCTCCCGTTCCTACCAATACGTACTTTTTCTTTTGTGTCATTGCGGCTCACCCTTTGTCTGATTTTTTTGAAATATAAGAATTTATAAGTTTTGCGCTTATAAATGGACTTATATTTCTCGTAGTGAAACGCGCTGCGCCGCCAGAGGACGGCGACAGCCGTTTCACCTTGTTCGTTTAATACGCTTTCATTTTATCGCATATAAGTGTTATAATTCTCCTCATATAGTGCTTAAATCACAAAATATGCCGCATATTTTGTGATTTATACGAAAGGAGCTTTGAAGGCTATGATTGAAAAAACACCAGCTTCCTTTCATTATGGAAGCTTAGCGAATTTATATATTGAATATGTGAAGCGCTCCGAGCCGTTCACGATGCCAAATGATCATTTTCATGACTATTATGAAATTTATTATTTGCTCAGCGGAAAGCGGATTTATTTCGTCCATGACCGTTCTTATCCGGTGGAGCAGGGCGATCTGATCTTCATCTCCCGCCAAGTCGTTCATAAAACGCTGTACGCTGGCGAAGCCTCGCATGAACGGGTCATTATCCACTTCGATCACCATTTTCCTGAATCGTTTGCTCCCGAGCTTCGCGAGCTGATCTTGTCGCCGTTTGAGCAGCATATTCATGTGCTGCGGCTGCCACGTCAGGAGCAGCTTGTCATGGAGCAGCTCATTCGCAGACTGCTGGAGGAAATTCAACAGCGCCCTCCCGGCTATGAGCTGTATCCGCCAATCGCAATTACCGAGCTGCTGCTGCATGCGGCCCGTTATTTGCAAAAGCACGAATTCGTCCCGCTTTCCCATGCTACACCGATGCATGCGAAAATTACCGAAATCGTGCGTTACATTAACCACCACTTCAGCGAAGAAATTAGGCTGAGCTCCATAGCCGAGCAGTTTTATATCAGCTCGTATTATTTAAGCCGCATCTTTAAGGAAATTACCGGCTTCTCCTTCTCCACCTACTTGACCATTACCCGCATCAAGGAAGCCCAGCGCCTGCTGCGCGAAACCGATCAGTCGATCACGGAAATTGCCGCCGCCACCGGCTTCGACAACTTCTCCCACTTCGGCAAAACGTTCAAAAAAATAACGCGTCTCTCGCCGCGGGATTATCGCAAGCATTTGTAGTAATTAAATTTTGCAAAAAAAAGCATCAACTCCAGTCATAGGTTGAGTTGATGCTATCTCGTTTTTTTCAGAGCTTAGTTAGACAAAATATTGTGCCTCTTTTCTTTAATTGGTTCTACTCTCCCCTGATCTCCATATTGAATTAAAATATCGATGGCATGTAAAAAGGCACTCTTCCAAAGATCACCATCTTTAAGTTCCAATTCTTCTTTCGCATATTGATAGCACACGTTATGTGCATATGAAAACATTATTTCCTGTTCAGAAAAATCTCCTCTCGCTAATGCAGCAGATACTTCTTCTTTAGTCTCTATATTTAACTTGGATAGTAGATTTCTTTCAATATATTGAATAGGAAATAGACTTAAGATTCCAGCATATTTAATTAACATCTCATTTTTATTTTCAAACGAAATTTCACCTAATAATTTAATTAGCTCCCGTATATCATTAAATTCAGCCCAATCAGCAATCCACTTTCTTATAGGTTCTTTTTCGTCTAATCTTCTCAATACTCTATATATTTTCTTAGCATCATCAATTTCATATTTCATCCAGTCAGACGGGTCCACTTGTGAAACTAAATAGCTCATGACTTTTTTCTGGACCAAGTTTTCTAGTGAATTGTCATATATTTCTGTAGCTATTAACAGTTTATCCTTATGAAAAGACAGAGTTTCAAAAACTTTCTGATTATTGTTATCTTCAACTAACAACATACGAATTAATTCTATTATAAATGTACTCACTGGCTTTGAAACTTGAGGAAAATCTTGATGCAATTGCAACATGAAAGATAATAACTTAATATTTCGCAATCCTTCTTTTTGCTTTAAGTCTAGCCTTATCTGGACATAGAAATGGTTATAATTAGATTTGTTTACGATTTTATGGTACTCAATCGTCCCTAATTCCTCACTCTGTTTCAAAGCAGAATAAAATCCTTGAAGTTGCTTATTTGAAACATTTGTGGAGGGAACCAGATATAAAAAATAAGTATGAAAATGTTCTATAAAACAAATACTTTTGATCCTATTCTTTTCAAGGCTATGAATAGTCACAGAATTAAACTGTGGAAATAGCTTTTTTAACAGAGGGATATAGCTTGGAAACTGCTCCTCTAATATCTCCCTTTGTTCATTATATTCTGAATTATCTTCTTTTCGACTAAGGAAAAGGCTTGAATGACTATAAATAAACTCAAATAATTCTGAATTATCAATTTTGATAGCTAGTAAAGTAATGAGATCATTCACGTTCGTTTCGCTTTTTAATATTGATAAATAAACCATAAAAATATTAGCTAGTCTGTCTATATTTCTTGGGGTGAATTTAAACTCATTATAAATATAATCTAAATAATCAATGTCAACTTCAACCTCGTGATTTTGTATAATCTCTAACATTGCTGTTCTAAAATATGCTGATAGCAGGTTAGGTTCTACCTTTGGTAGATAGAGTGGCACATGAATGAACTTTTCTAAATATTCTAGGCCTACTTTTAAATCATAATCTTTTGAATATAGCTGAGAAAGAGATTTTGCTACATTCTTCTCATCCATTGCGATAATATAAGTTATATTAGGAAAATCTCCGATGAGTCGGACTAATTTAAAAATCATTTGAATTTCCTTATTATCCAATCTATCAATCTCATCTATAAACACGACTAGTGGTATTTTTTCTGAATTCAATAAACCAATAATTTGTTCTCGTAATCCCTGAGCATCTTCAAAATCTTTTGAAAACTCGGAATTACTCTTAATTTCTTTCAAGTTCACAATAAGACCAGGTGGTCTAACACTAATAGAAGTCATATATTTCAAATATTTCTTCAATTGATTAATAAGTTCTTGTGCTGGCTTACGATTTTCTATATGTGATAGTAATTTCTTTAAAAATTCGGGAATAATATTATTCTGGTCTTTCCCCATATACCACGGATGGAAACGAATGATTTCAATCTGGCCTGCAGTATTCTGTTCATCTTGATTTTTAATCTTTTCTTCGACCAAATCAAATATTGAGGATTTCCCTGAACCCCATGCCCCATACAAACCAATCGTTAAAGCATGTTTTGTAGGAATACGAGTACGGTCTATTAATATTTTAGTCAAATCATTCGCGAACTTCTCGCGCCCAAGACGATCGACTCCACCAACTCCTAGTGAAGGGCTGGTATAAAAAGAAAAATTAGACACTTCAGCAGTTGGTGGTAGTTC
This genomic window contains:
- a CDS encoding antibiotic biosynthesis monooxygenase; its protein translation is MILEVAILQVKAGLADSFEASFKEASHIISSMKGYVHHELQRCLEGQNKYLLLVKWETLEDHTEGFRGSAEYEEWKRLLHHYYDPFPVVEHYTSIEL
- a CDS encoding glycerophosphodiester phosphodiesterase family protein encodes the protein MNKQQAGEAGENKKQAKRPLIIGHRGAAGEAPENTLASFQLAADQGCDMVELDIHLSADDKLVVCHDATLDRTTTQTGLIRSMNYEAISKADAGSKFAEAFRGQRAPLLEEVYALLPKPIEINVEAKDSYNGALDEALDVFLQQPGRMERTVVSSFDHKLLARLKARMPELRIGLLYGAALIAPAAYAGLMGCEVFSLHPHYSGIDAEDTAEAAKAKIAVYPYTVNEEQDFLSLIDRQVDGIITDFPGRLKQLLDKQGGN
- a CDS encoding AraC family transcriptional regulator, with the protein product MIEKTPASFHYGSLANLYIEYVKRSEPFTMPNDHFHDYYEIYYLLSGKRIYFVHDRSYPVEQGDLIFISRQVVHKTLYAGEASHERVIIHFDHHFPESFAPELRELILSPFEQHIHVLRLPRQEQLVMEQLIRRLLEEIQQRPPGYELYPPIAITELLLHAARYLQKHEFVPLSHATPMHAKITEIVRYINHHFSEEIRLSSIAEQFYISSYYLSRIFKEITGFSFSTYLTITRIKEAQRLLRETDQSITEIAAATGFDNFSHFGKTFKKITRLSPRDYRKHL
- a CDS encoding ABC transporter substrate-binding protein yields the protein MPFHIYQTYDKYVAFNTYVQKDSLSEKDAIALFKAGKAASFEGTINDIPSVRQELQKAVPSSDVEPFVYLSCAADKKAGCIPTDYKAWNDLVIPITAQDPDRTMKFIDWIFASQENHDLFELGIEGTHWKADGEKQYSLTDGSTNYIFPKYELTWNPILSRVGSDNDALTLDYLNYQGSNDSYFRIPLSGFTFNSDSVKTEIAKVQPKFDQAVQIFRHGLDPNWKQSAEKLNKELCALGLDTIREELKKHMQAYLDNGGI
- a CDS encoding Gfo/Idh/MocA family oxidoreductase, whose protein sequence is MTQKKKYVLVGTGGRAEFFYAAIATDFRDTSELLAFCDTNQTRLDHANKRLTDKYDYHAVNTYKAEQFDEMIAKEKPDSVIVTSVDRTHHTYIIRAMELGCDVITEKPMTVDEKKCQEILDAVERTGKNVRVTFNYRYAPHHTKARELIETGTIGKVNSVHFEWLLNTQHGADYFRRWHRNKNNSGGLLVHKSTHHFDLVNFWIGSQPDTVFAFGDLLFYGKENAEERGETKFYDRATGHPNATEDPFALHMDSNENLKAMYLDAEHEDGYRRDQSVFSDGINIEDTMGVMVRYKNNAILTYSLNAYLPWEGYRIAFNGTKGRIEMEIVEQSYVNSGGEKSQEGALKGKRIIVYPMFGAPYNVEVEEGIGGHGGGDPVLLNDIFGTPVEDKFNRAANHVDGARSILTGIAANKSIQTGMAVKVDELVKFRRD
- a CDS encoding P-loop NTPase fold protein, producing the protein MSESENWFKKMLAFLKVKKVVSAKKVLFTLLSITVSYAVLLSIRTGFSSVLNTNPTSYVKQLFVIMYVGVWFAILYWEIVSEFKLHIFKIIRQSLLPAGLASIVLDYSFNDQNRMFSGGFWSDLYDANLFVILLYSIFLLIRKAYSLRKEKKRKERQQEQQQEQQQEQQQEQQQEQQQEQQQEQQQELPPTAEVSNFSFYTSPSLGVGGVDRLGREKFANDLTKILIDRTRIPTKHALTIGLYGAWGSGKSSIFDLVEEKIKNQDEQNTAGQIEIIRFHPWYMGKDQNNIIPEFLKKLLSHIENRKPAQELINQLKKYLKYMTSISVRPPGLIVNLKEIKSNSEFSKDFEDAQGLREQIIGLLNSEKIPLVVFIDEIDRLDNKEIQMIFKLVRLIGDFPNITYIIAMDEKNVAKSLSQLYSKDYDLKVGLEYLEKFIHVPLYLPKVEPNLLSAYFRTAMLEIIQNHEVEVDIDYLDYIYNEFKFTPRNIDRLANIFMVYLSILKSETNVNDLITLLAIKIDNSELFEFIYSHSSLFLSRKEDNSEYNEQREILEEQFPSYIPLLKKLFPQFNSVTIHSLEKNRIKSICFIEHFHTYFLYLVPSTNVSNKQLQGFYSALKQSEELGTIEYHKIVNKSNYNHFYVQIRLDLKQKEGLRNIKLLSFMLQLHQDFPQVSKPVSTFIIELIRMLLVEDNNNQKVFETLSFHKDKLLIATEIYDNSLENLVQKKVMSYLVSQVDPSDWMKYEIDDAKKIYRVLRRLDEKEPIRKWIADWAEFNDIRELIKLLGEISFENKNEMLIKYAGILSLFPIQYIERNLLSKLNIETKEEVSAALARGDFSEQEIMFSYAHNVCYQYAKEELELKDGDLWKSAFLHAIDILIQYGDQGRVEPIKEKRHNILSN
- the uxaC gene encoding glucuronate isomerase; translated protein: MAKFLDDNFLLANETARDLYHNYAKDMPIIDYHCHLSPQQIYDNISFSNLTEAWLYGDHYKWRAMRANGIEEKYVTGGEGVSDYDRFLAFARTVPQAIGNPLYHWSHLELQRFFGVDEIINERNAPVIWEKVNAKLAGEGFKARDLIVNSKVEVVCTTDDPADSLEYHLKIKELQDFPVAVLPSFRPDKALEINRAGFLEWIAKLAQAAGQKLDSYEALLAALEARVSFFHEVGCRVSDHALDYVPYGETTKDEAAEIFASALAGNRVSLEDEKKYKTYTLVFLGKLYAKHDWAMQLHINAARSNNTAMFNRLGPDTGYDSIGDSPLAYPLVKLLDELAKDEALPRTILYSLNAMDNEVLGSIIGSFQGDGIPGKIQLGSAWWFNDTRDGMVVQMKALANFGLLSRFVGMLTDSRSFLSYTRHEYFRRILCNLLGEWVENGEVPDDRELLGDIVRNISYYNAKSYFKF
- a CDS encoding acetylornithine/succinylornithine family transaminase, with product MLNSKNKDTAALLAAAKKSVLFTANRPEVVMERGDGMYLWDTEGKKYLDFSSGWAVTSLGHSPKVLQEAIAKQAGQLVHASPAFFNKPMVEFAELLTSVSGFDKAYFTSSGAEANETAIKLARKHGALNLNGAYEIITLTNSFHGRTLAMMSATGKAHWESLYAPKVPGFKHVPINDFDACFAAISDRTCAIMLELVQGEGGVHSVDAPYLQALRKACDVYGILLIFDEVQTGIGRTGKLFAHEHYGIKPDVMTLAKGIGGGFPLSATLTMKQYDIFEPGDQGGTYTGGPLAMAAGQAVVEEIIRLDLSTNAKLMGDLMSEKLVELSHEYAITDIRGKGLLLAFTVAEGIAPQLAACCMEDGLIINALNASTVRITPALTVTEAETDDMFKLLERGMSKLGLKMAQKETANA